Below is a window of Entelurus aequoreus isolate RoL-2023_Sb linkage group LG07, RoL_Eaeq_v1.1, whole genome shotgun sequence DNA.
ccttctgccgatcgctggaacgcaggtgagcacgggtgttgatgagcaaatgagggctggctgacgtaggtggagagctaatgtttttagcatagctctgtgcagtccggttgctaagttagcttcaatggcgtcgttagcacagcattgttaaccttcgccagcctggaaagcattaaccgtgtatttacatgtccacggtttaatagtattgttgattttctatctatccttccagtcaggggtttatttcttttgtttctatatgcagttaaagcaagatgctatcacgttagctcgtagctaaagcatttcgccgatgtgttgtcgtggagataaaaggcactgaatgtccatttcgcgttctcgactctcattttcaagaggatatagtatccgaggtggtttaaaatacaaatctgtgaactacaatagaaaaaggagagtgtggaatccaatgagccagcttgtacctaagttacggtcagagcgaaaaaagatacgtccatcgctgcctctcaagtcattcactgtaacgttcctcatctacgaatctttcatcctcgctcaaattaatggggtaatcatcactttctcggtccgaatctctctcgctccattgtaaacaacggggaattgtgaggaatcctagctcctgtgacgtcacgctacttccggtacaggcaaggcttttttttatcagcgagcaaaagttgcgaactttatcggcgattttctctactaaatcctttcagcaaaaatatggcaatatcgcgaaatgatcaagtatgacacatagaatggatctgctattcccgtttaaattaaaaaaaatcatttcagtaggcctttaatttctgtaatgaAATTATGAAATTATAGAAAACAAATTGAATGTGCGCTACAGTCGATTTGGATTTATCCCTGTGGCATAAAAGTAAATTACACTTTCACTCATTGGAAACCCTTTATCCCTCCGTAAACCGTCTGTTTAATGGTAGTAGTGTTATGTACGACAGGGGAAGGAGACAGCATGATACAGGAAGTATCGCTCAACAGGGTTTTATTGAGCTTGATGAGTgattggagtgtgtatgctactatttGTGTGCATGCAAGACTATGTGCAGGAATTAACAAGGTAATATTACCACGAGGTTgttgtaaatgtgtgttggttggaaaggcaaacaagtccaaaggggctgggcagaagaaggtccgtgatccaagcgggaggtccgtgAGGGTGGAGAGAGGCGTcctgaggtccgtgtccaaagcgaagGGGGTCGAAGAtcaagggaggcagtcagagtccagagggggATCCAGGGAAGTGAGGtgcacagctcacttccaaggcgacagAGGAAACCGCCGGAACAGGGAAACAACAGGAACAAGTGAGCACAAGGAGCAGAGGAATACGGAGAGCAAACACaggagaggagccagagacgcgaAGCTTACTGTCGGAcagagaactacgttccggcactggatcgtcGGCTGCGTTGGTCTTTATGCTGTCGAACCTCATTAGATCCAGGTGTGCTGATTTCAGATTGCCCACAGCCGTGTaggcgcgtggccgcggtctgAGCGGGACGCGCAGGGGCATGTCCGGCTGGAGGGAATGACGGTATGCGCATGCGCCGTAAGAAGTAGGAATACATTATAATACAACAGCAATCGAAAGAGTATAATGTACCGAATATACAGTACAGCAAATATCTTCCAACAAAATAAAGCACACCTGGGCTTCCGAACAGTGCAGGTAGCGTATGAATAAAACAGCTATTACTAAGCGCTGCTTTAGATAAAATCAATGATTGTATATTCACTCGTCAGACCATGCCGGTGTCGTCGCGATCAGATCAAGCCTTATTATTAGTCTCTTCCTTTCATTCCCCACAGTTGGACTATTGTAAAGCACCTCTCATCAGGATTCCCTTGAAAAAGCCTACAGAGGCTCCATCACATCACATACTCTGCAGCaaagatcctgatgagagtgcacaCACATTACTTCCATCCCTCACTCACTCCATTGGCTTCCCGTTTCAACCAGGTTTGAGTACAAGCTTTCCCTCTTCACTCACTAAAGGATTAATGGACATGCTCCATACCTCTAAGAACTTCTCAACGCTTAAAGGGCCCCTGTGAAGCTAACAAAATTGGCTCTTATTTCACAgttatagacctaaaaattatgtTGATAGTAAAATCCCCCTAAAGAGAAGAAGGTCGAAAAAAGTTGTTTATGCTCTATCAATGaaaatagtttatttatttatatttgttaaTAACGGTCATAactaattaacagcaataaaccaGAAACGACTGTATatggtttttctttttctttgccaTAAAACTGCTTGtttttatccatttttcaaaatatttttcggtaacactttagtatggggaacatattctaagtaacaaagacataattgagagttatttggacactaggggaacatattctaagtaacaaagacttaatttagagttatttggttagggttagagggttagggttagggttggggttagggttgtacaataaggccatgcagaataaggcattaaaggcctactgaaacccactactaccgaccacgcagtctgatagtttatatatcaatgatgaaatcttaacattataacacatgccaatacggccgggttaacttataaagtgacattttaaatttgccgctaaacttccggttcgaaacgcctctgaggatgacgtatgcgcgtgacgtagcccggcgaacacgggtatgccttccacattgaagccaatacgaaaaagctctgttttcatttcataattccacagtattctggacatctgtgttcgtgaatctgttgcaatcatgttcattgcattatggagaaggaagctgagcaagcaaagaagaaagttgtcggtgcgaaatggacgtatttttcaaacgtagtcagcaacaacagtacacagccggcgcttctttgtttacattcccgaaagatgcagtcaagatggaagaactcggataacagagactctaaccaggaggacttttgacttcgatacacagacgcctgtagagaactgggacaacacagactcttaccaggattactttgatttggatgacaaagacgcagacgtgctactgtgagtatgcagctttggcttctaaacatttgatcgcttgaccgaatgtgcgcaacttttttttgcgtatgtacgtaacttttttaaaatatataagctttatgaaccttgggttaggtgaacggtcttttgggctgagtgattgtgtgtgttgatcaggtgtttgaattgtattggcgtgttctatggagctaggagctagcataggagctaggagctagcataacaaacacgcaggtgtttttatgcaggattaatttgtggcatattaaatataagcctggttgtgttgtggctaatagagtatatatatgtcttgtgtttatttactgttgtagtcattcccagctgaatatcaggtaccgtgagtatgcagccttggctgctaaacatttgatagcttgaccgtatgtgcgcgtcacgtacgtaactttttaaaaatatataagctttatgaaccttgggttaggtgaacggtcttttgggctgagtgattgtgtgtgttgatcaggtgtttgaattgtattggcgtgttctatggagctaggagctagcagaggagctaggagctagcgtaacaaacacgcaggtgtttttatgcaggattaatttgtggcatattaaatataagcctggttgtgttgtggctaatagagtatatatatgtcttgtgtttatttactgttgtagtcattcccagctgaatatcaggtcacccccggctctcacagcatcttccctatctgaatagcttcaactccccactagtccttcacttgcactttactcatccacaaatctttcatcctcgctcaaattaatggggaaattgtcgctttctcggtccgaatctctctcacttcatgcggccatcattgtaaacagtagggaactttgcgtatatgttcaactgactacgtcacgctacttccggtaggggcaagcctttgttttatcagataccaaaagttgcaatctttatcgtcgttgttctatactaaatcctttcagcaaaaatatggcaatatcgcgaaatgatcaagtatgacacatagaatagatctgctatccccgtttaaattaaaaaaaatcatttcagtaggcctttaataagtacttaataatgactaattaagagccaatatgttactaatttgcatgttaataggcaactaattaatggtgaatatgttccccatactaaagtgttacctatttTTCTACTCTGTGGCCTTGAGATCTACTGATAAAAAGGACCATAGAAATAAactgtattttttgtattattattattacaaggtattgttgttttctttttatttcttcaaacaaatcatgtatatatatatatatatatatatatatatatatatatatatatatatatatatatatatatatatatatatatatatatatatatatatatatatatatatatacatatatatccatccatccatccctccatttatccatccatggATGGACATACACATGTATGAATGGAGATAAATATTTGCTTTCTTAGAAGCACGCGGTTGTCACTGTAACTCGTGCAGACTACTGGTAACCACATCTCCAGTATGCACGCCATTCCTCACTGCTTTTATGTCTTAAAACAAACTCCCACTCAACAGTTCTCACGGAGGGGAAAGAGGCTGGTTTCACAACTTGACCATGGAGGAGACGGAAGAGGAACACACTAAATATTTCTCAAACAGCACACACATCACATTGTTATTTCCTCTGCAATCATGACAACCTCGGGGGGAACTTTTGGCTTCTTCAGTCAGTAATAAGAGCTAAAATCCACCTCTACTGTATTTTGTGTCACTGCAGTTTAACCCAATTCCTTGTTTGTGTTTTGCAGCCGTGCTACTTGCTATCCTCTGGCTTCCAAAACATTCAGCAGACCCAGTTCATCTGAGAGCTCCAAGGATCATAAATGCAGAGTACGGAGGATCTGTGGCTGTGTCGTGTCAGTACGACCCACAGTACAGAGGCTACACAAAGTACTGGTGCAGGGGGCCAGTATATGAGCTGTGTAAGATTGTTGTTAAAACGCCAAAGAAACGCCACAGTGACAGATGCTCCATCGTTGATGACCGGGAGGCAGGATTCTTCAATGTTACTATGTCGTCCATTAGACGAAGTGATGGGGACATGTACTGGTGCGTTGTTGCCCGGCCTGGAAGGAACATTTTCACTGGCGTCAAGCTTGTCGTCTCCAACAAAGGTACACTCATTTTTTAAGAACAATAGAATAAAATACCCCCACGTTTTTACTATGGATAGGGATGCTCCGATCAGGGTGTTGTGCTGCCAATTCCGAtaacgatcatccatgagtgagatcagccgataccaatactgataccaATCACGttaattaactttttttaatgtatttctaTTGAGTGTTATTGGAagtttaacaaaaacaacaaaatatttaaaCTAATTAATTGTccttttttattacatacaattgtttgatcaaacaaagtcaatagtacacaataactaaacaaaagcaaaaactactatttaaTAGTAGTtatactactcatttaaatctgtttttcccctcaaaataCCTCAACCTACAAGctcaattggttctgtgacagagcccTTAATTCAaatcacttgtatctcaaatctacgcagcccctaaagggacatggatgttttgcgagatctcgctatACTTTTTTCGTAGAAtttgttttttaacactttaatgagtaggacccttttggatccctaataattttagtgtgatttgtttttaagtgtcaatgctcaaaaaataataatgaattatcattattatataatcaatggtgttatgagttattgacctttttaagactccaattattatataatctcaaatctTCCacataaaaatgttattgggtgaaaatattgcagatatagggtgagaagctctgccatccggggggagctcaaagtaaagccgctgctctcccacatcgagaggagccagatgaggtggttcgggcatctggtcaggatgccgcccgaacacctccctagggaggtgtttagggcacgtccgaccagtaggaggccacggggaagacccaggacacgttgggaagactatgtctcccggctggcctgggaacgcctcgggatcccccgggaagagctggacgaagtagctggggagagggaagtctgggcttctctgcttaggctgctgcccccgcaacctgacctcggttaagcggaagaagatgaatggaaaatattgcatattttgtgttttttccattaaaaaaacgttgttttctttgacaaaaagagcatacaacttaaatctttgaaAAAGTTATATTGTGAGATAGacataatgttgatctagagatgtaaaacttgaataataataaaaataataatacatatataaatatatatatacacacatatatatatatatatatatatatatatatatatatatatatatatatatatatatatatatatatatatatatatatatatatatatatataatatatatatacattaggtcagattTCCCTGATTTTAAAATGCCCTGACGAGCATAGAAAccttgcaaaacaggcttgtagggatgatatagccgctgtgttttttctgacctaacgtatattctgctcttcCCCGGTATTGACTACTGTATAACGGACAAactacagaaaccttgactatatatatatatttatatatatatatatatatatatatatatatatatatatatatatatatatatatatatgacgagCATAGAAAccttgcaaaacaggcttgtagggatgatatagccgctgtgttttttctgacctaacctATATTCTGCTCTTCCCCGGTATTGACTACTGTATAACGGACAAactacagaaaccttgactatatatatatatttatatatttattttttttatttttatttttatatatatatatatatatacatatatgtgtgtgtgtatctatatatatatatatatatatatatatatatatatatatatatatatatatatatatatatatatatatatatatatatatatgtattttcaaACAAatcgtgtatatgtatatatatacatacatatataacactaagaaatgcagtttattttgccgtaatggaggtgattattattaactcaGAGGAGCAGCTCCACAGACATTTCCATGAATTCTActatttgttttttgtacaacTCGGAGGCCTTTTGGAACAAATGAAAAGCAGCGTATCACTTTTCACTGACTTCCTTTATCTCAGGTGATACATTCAATGAAGCAAATGCAAGATAATTTGTGTCTTCAAAATCCCTAGTCATGTCGTCACTTTGActaatttaattgtttttattgtttgtgtCATTGTTTTGgatattgtaatgttttattgtcCGTCTGTGTTGTTGTTATgtgtgaattagtgaagtgaattatatttatatagcgctttttctctagtgactcaatgcgctttacatagtgaaacccaatatctaaattacatttaaaccagtgtgggtggcactgggagcaggtgggtaaagtgtcttgcccaaggacacaacagcagtgactaggctggcggaagcggggatcgaacctggaaccctcaagttataaatgataaatgggttgtacttgtatagcgcttttctaccttcaaggtactcaaagcgctttgacagtatttccacattcacccattcacacacacgttcacacactgatggcgggagctgccatgcaaggcgctaaccagcagccatcaggggcaaagggtgaagtgtcttgcccaaggacacaacagacgtaactaggatggtagaaggcggggattgaaccccagtagccAGCAACCCtcctgattgctggcacggccactctaccaaccgagctataccgccccatgtgtTGGGACTACAGATGcaaattagcaaatatgctataaTCTGGCTCATTTACAATCTGTATATCAGATTGTTCATCAATGTGCATTGTCCTGAATAAACAACTCTCTCTCAAATAGTAATATGACAACATATTGTTTTTCCCTCTGCACAGTGATGGCACCAACCTGCACAACGCCAAAAAATGATTCAGAGCAAAACAACGTATGGTGAGGAAATTGTATTTACAAGAAGCCAGTTTATTTATTAAGGGTGTAAAAAAAAtctttcttatttgtaacaattcttaaacggttaaaaaaaactaacaaaaaaagatttttaacaaaaaaatctggatacttttcttgttgccttttgtgtatttgactttattaaatgtttgggaagcattttacTAAGCAAAGCCCATTTTCTTTTAAGTAAAATagaattttttttctattttatggaggaatgtactcaatcatagaactggcaaccagttttatttaaaaagtattgattttgaatcgagaatcgattctgaatcgaatcgttacctccAGAATCAAATCGAatagtgtggtgcccaaagattcacaggccTACAATTTATATAACTGTTAAAATAGTTAATGGGActtgtatgtaaatgtaaatCAAAGGTAATaactatttgttttaattttcacAATATGTTATTGTTTATTAATGGTGACGTTTTTCTCTTTACTTCAGCATAATTTTAGTACAATATACAGCCACACTGTTCAACATATTTTACTAAACTAATAGTCCTGAAATTTAGAATAATTATCTGTGCAAGTGTGGGTTTTGAAAAAATATGCTAGGAATATTTCCAATTTGAACAGGGCTCTCCAACAGGTAGCTTTTGTTCCTTACCAGATTTTAAGTAGGTCATTGAAGGGTCAAAGACGTTTtgcaaaaactattttattttttatagctATTCAATT
It encodes the following:
- the LOC133653038 gene encoding CMRF35-like molecule 7 isoform X1, translating into MTTSGGTFGFFTVLLAILWLPKHSADPVHLRAPRIINAEYGGSVAVSCQYDPQYRGYTKYWCRGPVYELCKIVVKTPKKRHSDRCSIVDDREAGFFNVTMSSIRRSDGDMYWCVVARPGRNIFTGVKLVVSNKVMAPTCTTPKNDSEQNNVWWWKPLRWIIFSIMVFSLISTHIAVWRIKRAHSICHNSVPQQNSSIHG
- the LOC133653038 gene encoding CMRF35-like molecule 3 isoform X2 → MTTSGGTFGFFTVLLAILWLPKHSADPVHLRAPRIINAEYGGSVAVSCQYDPQYRGYTKYWCRGPVYELYEVMGTCTGALLPGLEGTFSLASSLSSPTK